A region of Cardinium endosymbiont of Sogatella furcifera DNA encodes the following proteins:
- the traM gene encoding conjugative transposon protein TraM produces the protein MDKKQLGFGLAGLLVFTWVVLRDVRKTKSWHDFFVAPPPKTCKLLEKAEPLSITKETNQRIKGVGGMKSEKVGCSLFENMAKNISKDVSTVEQESGVSESVKEAEPVTIKPKKVIQNVKKIVFTPKQEKNYFPVAFERKGRKRNIKVKNSFAAGYVYGTQELKHGRSIKIRVKEAFVYKGQEIPKGAFLYGIVAFGKERILAKLETAEFGKNVIPVAIGLYDSDYMIGLLVENLHPFIDQAQNKLLSRAASSSSNSWIREISKVVVDGIKSVKNEQKITIDNRRKVFLKPIEK, from the coding sequence ATGGATAAGAAGCAATTAGGTTTTGGACTCGCTGGATTGTTGGTTTTTACTTGGGTGGTGCTCAGAGATGTGCGCAAAACAAAAAGTTGGCATGATTTTTTTGTAGCCCCTCCACCTAAAACTTGTAAGCTACTCGAAAAAGCAGAACCCTTGTCGATTACTAAAGAAACCAATCAAAGAATTAAAGGTGTTGGTGGCATGAAATCGGAAAAGGTAGGCTGCTCTTTGTTTGAAAATATGGCTAAAAATATCAGTAAAGATGTATCAACAGTTGAACAAGAGTCTGGTGTATCAGAATCGGTTAAAGAAGCCGAACCAGTTACCATTAAACCTAAAAAGGTAATTCAAAACGTTAAAAAGATAGTTTTTACTCCAAAACAGGAAAAAAACTACTTTCCAGTAGCCTTTGAAAGAAAAGGCAGAAAAAGGAATATTAAGGTAAAAAACAGCTTTGCTGCAGGATATGTCTATGGCACGCAGGAACTCAAACATGGCAGAAGTATTAAAATACGTGTCAAAGAAGCTTTTGTTTATAAAGGTCAAGAAATACCAAAAGGTGCGTTTTTATACGGAATCGTTGCTTTTGGAAAAGAGAGAATTCTAGCTAAATTAGAAACAGCTGAATTTGGTAAAAATGTTATTCCGGTTGCTATTGGTTTATATGATTCAGATTACATGATTGGACTATTAGTAGAAAATTTACATCCTTTCATTGATCAAGCGCAAAACAAATTGCTCAGTAGAGCAGCTAGTAGTAGCAGTAATTCTTGGATCAGAGAGATCAGCAAAGTAGTAGTAGATGGTATTAAATCTGTTAAAAATGAACAAAAAATAACTATAGATAATAGAAGAAAGGTGTTCCTTAAACCAATAGAAAAATGA
- a CDS encoding Rpn family recombination-promoting nuclease/putative transposase, with amino-acid sequence MTERLKHDSLAKKILSDPIAAREFLSHYLPESCKSLLDLNTLKVEKESYVENNLKQKFSDLVFSIKTKNNDKAFVYALVEVEVSPKYWTAFKLWKYIFLLLERHKTKEKSKLPLVIPIVLYHGNRSFNVPRNLWELFSEPSLAKEFMGGDYQLVDLYAMPDDEIKKKAHLGMMEYFMKYIHTRDMIKLWDEFLENFKSCIVLDKEKAYIYIRSFLWYSDSKLPEDRQAILENIITKHLPSQDTEDIMRTIAQKYREEGIRIGEEKGIQIGQEKGKLEGKLEGKEERNLEFAKSMLLRGYPIGDIIALTGLPSSRIQDLV; translated from the coding sequence ATGACAGAAAGACTAAAGCACGACAGCTTAGCAAAAAAAATCCTATCTGATCCAATAGCTGCCCGTGAATTTCTTAGCCATTATTTACCAGAATCGTGTAAATCATTGTTAGATCTAAACACGCTTAAGGTAGAAAAAGAATCGTATGTAGAGAACAATTTAAAGCAAAAATTCAGTGACTTAGTATTCTCTATCAAGACTAAAAATAATGATAAGGCTTTTGTATATGCCTTAGTAGAAGTTGAAGTGAGTCCTAAGTATTGGACGGCATTTAAGTTATGGAAATACATCTTTCTCTTACTAGAAAGGCATAAAACAAAGGAAAAATCAAAGTTACCTTTAGTAATACCAATAGTGCTCTATCACGGTAACAGGTCTTTTAACGTCCCAAGAAATTTATGGGAATTATTTAGTGAACCTAGCCTTGCTAAAGAGTTTATGGGCGGTGATTATCAACTAGTAGATTTGTATGCTATGCCAGATGATGAAATCAAAAAGAAGGCGCATCTAGGCATGATGGAATATTTCATGAAATATATACATACCCGTGATATGATCAAGTTATGGGATGAATTTTTAGAAAACTTTAAATCATGTATTGTCCTAGATAAAGAAAAAGCTTATATTTACATAAGAAGCTTTTTATGGTATAGTGATAGTAAATTACCTGAAGATCGGCAAGCTATTTTAGAAAATATTATCACGAAGCATCTACCTAGTCAAGATACAGAAGATATTATGAGAACTATAGCACAAAAATATAGGGAAGAGGGTATTCGAATAGGAGAAGAAAAAGGTATCCAAATAGGGCAAGAAAAAGGTAAGCTAGAGGGTAAGCTAGAGGGTAAAGAAGAAAGGAATTTAGAGTTTGCGAAGTCCATGCTTTTACGTGGCTACCCTATAGGGGATATTATTGCTCTTACTGGTTTACCTTCTTCTCGTATTCAGGATCTTGTATAG
- a CDS encoding ankyrin repeat domain-containing RING finger protein: MKLSLCYLYFLACSCLATTCEKTEVKPKVEYNQLNQKKDFSKNGKKDSKKDPGISEIDNKYLPVVCESDPKKGQIKPEDVNKVNSTGYTPLLKAVMKNDLVMAKELLLLGADPNIARGEDTPISWAVHNKNKDMVTLLLFHGADVIFRKDGKSDILVSFELDNDQEMLDIVLCHFTDKDKKDSVGLSPIHWACRDGHLNVVKHILEKYPSIVHNADNPYKFTPIHWAARRGFKEIVELLIATGASKTDTSKSGFTPLMLAISNKHEELKDILSPDGYSLYPDLVKEDWNCSICLGSFNVEEDKVWTVIPLECGHKFHLTCITDYVSRKHVVNHLIKIPCPYCRDNLSFEMSGLLFGFSHIKRDEKICDLELGKLVHGLFVGDKIDLVTQILLDLIRQGARVNRLIPGGTSPIDKAHDSDLKSILSEAGGISSVTDDIQPAFGLSGSKIKEKILFGR, translated from the coding sequence ATGAAATTATCATTATGTTATTTATATTTTTTAGCTTGTAGCTGTTTAGCTACTACTTGTGAAAAAACGGAAGTCAAGCCAAAGGTTGAATATAATCAGCTGAATCAAAAGAAAGATTTTTCTAAAAATGGCAAGAAAGATTCTAAAAAGGATCCAGGTATCAGTGAAATAGATAATAAATATCTTCCTGTTGTATGTGAATCTGATCCGAAAAAAGGACAAATAAAACCAGAGGATGTTAATAAAGTCAATAGTACAGGATACACGCCTTTATTAAAGGCTGTTATGAAAAACGATCTAGTTATGGCAAAAGAACTATTGCTATTAGGGGCGGATCCGAATATAGCTAGGGGAGAAGATACTCCTATTAGTTGGGCAGTGCATAATAAAAACAAAGATATGGTTACTTTATTACTCTTTCATGGAGCGGATGTAATATTTAGAAAAGATGGAAAATCAGATATTTTAGTTTCTTTTGAGTTGGATAACGACCAAGAAATGCTTGATATAGTTCTGTGTCATTTTACTGATAAAGATAAGAAAGATTCAGTTGGTTTGTCTCCTATCCATTGGGCTTGTAGGGATGGTCACTTAAATGTAGTAAAGCATATTTTAGAGAAATATCCATCTATTGTTCATAATGCAGATAATCCTTATAAGTTCACGCCGATTCATTGGGCTGCTAGAAGAGGATTTAAAGAAATAGTTGAACTACTTATTGCTACAGGTGCCAGTAAAACAGATACGAGCAAAAGCGGATTTACACCTTTGATGTTGGCCATATCTAATAAACATGAGGAATTAAAAGATATTCTTTCTCCAGATGGTTATTCGTTATATCCGGATTTAGTAAAAGAAGATTGGAATTGTAGTATTTGTCTTGGTAGCTTCAATGTTGAGGAAGATAAGGTATGGACGGTTATCCCACTGGAGTGTGGTCATAAATTTCATCTCACGTGTATTACTGATTATGTATCTAGAAAACATGTAGTAAACCATCTTATCAAAATTCCTTGTCCTTATTGCCGTGATAACTTGTCATTTGAGATGTCAGGCCTTTTATTCGGGTTTAGTCATATCAAACGTGATGAAAAAATATGCGACCTAGAACTAGGTAAGTTGGTACATGGTTTATTTGTAGGTGATAAAATTGATTTAGTTACACAAATACTATTAGACCTTATTCGTCAAGGTGCTAGAGTTAATAGGCTAATACCTGGTGGAACGTCTCCTATAGATAAGGCACATGATTCTGATCTTAAGTCCATTCTATCAGAAGCTGGTGGTATTAGTTCAGTTACAGACGATATTCAGCCTGCGTTTGGATTGTCAGGAAGTAAAATTAAAGAAAAGATTTTATTTGGTCGGTAG
- a CDS encoding type IV secretory system conjugative DNA transfer family protein, whose amino-acid sequence MTQFIEHFHYPEKDRKNVSFNTINFTNLNKSIRINPIDPIYISDRSYLEEYVTVLLKNLNPGGKDDFWYLSTKSLLKGIIVYSSNQAKSCCTLPHVVTLATKPKILSIIEQDSEAYSYARSIFDAYKGGDKSSGQLIGIIASFKTSLQPLIDKNLFWVLSKNEVQLTINDNIAPTILCIGNFPPAKSAFSPVISLLITICFKSMYGHNRTKSFVAIDELPTLYIPGLAEVPATARKYGISTISCIQSNAQLEDTYGSIGAKKIQGTLSNQFMGNCGVESSRYASSIFGKEEHMIKSTSSSETCHSNTQGHHTTHGENITIHEQELIKPNEFSGFDVGFFAGKVVESDNVFFQEQFKEVSSYDKNFKNELLKDLPDVKRVGNEDIIDNQRKIEEEIELIFGSR is encoded by the coding sequence TTGACACAGTTCATCGAACACTTCCATTACCCAGAAAAGGACAGGAAAAATGTTTCGTTTAATACGATTAATTTTACAAATCTTAACAAGAGTATTCGTATCAATCCTATTGATCCTATATACATATCAGATAGATCCTATTTAGAGGAATATGTGACTGTATTATTAAAAAATCTTAATCCTGGAGGGAAAGATGATTTTTGGTATTTAAGTACTAAATCCCTTCTAAAAGGCATTATCGTTTACTCATCCAATCAGGCAAAGAGTTGTTGTACGTTGCCGCATGTAGTAACGTTAGCTACTAAGCCTAAAATATTAAGTATCATAGAACAAGACTCAGAAGCCTATTCCTATGCTAGGTCAATATTTGATGCTTATAAAGGCGGAGATAAATCATCAGGTCAGTTAATAGGTATTATAGCAAGTTTTAAAACAAGCTTACAACCTTTAATTGATAAGAACTTATTTTGGGTCTTGAGTAAAAATGAAGTACAACTAACTATCAACGATAATATTGCTCCAACCATACTCTGTATAGGCAATTTCCCACCTGCTAAATCAGCTTTCAGTCCAGTTATATCTTTACTGATTACCATATGTTTTAAATCTATGTATGGCCATAATAGAACGAAGAGTTTTGTGGCTATAGATGAGCTACCTACCTTATACATCCCAGGTCTTGCAGAAGTTCCAGCTACGGCTAGAAAATACGGTATTAGTACCATTTCTTGTATACAATCGAATGCCCAATTAGAAGATACCTATGGCAGTATAGGTGCTAAAAAGATACAAGGTACCCTAAGTAATCAATTTATGGGCAACTGTGGTGTGGAGTCTTCTAGATATGCCAGTTCTATATTTGGTAAGGAAGAACACATGATCAAGTCTACAAGTTCCTCAGAAACTTGTCACAGTAACACTCAAGGTCACCATACTACGCATGGTGAAAATATTACTATACATGAACAAGAGTTGATAAAACCTAATGAGTTTTCAGGTTTTGATGTAGGATTTTTTGCTGGGAAAGTAGTAGAAAGTGATAATGTCTTTTTTCAAGAACAGTTCAAAGAAGTATCGTCTTATGACAAAAACTTTAAAAATGAGTTGTTAAAAGATTTACCAGATGTTAAAAGGGTTGGTAATGAAGATATTATAGATAATCAAAGGAAAATAGAAGAAGAGATAGAGTTGATTTTTGGATCTAGATAG
- a CDS encoding Tn3 family transposase, which yields MRVKADKNITISLTCFIFPFLRPPILDGLLYNETDLDLEEHYTDTHGYTEINFAAFALLGRTFSPRIRGVQHQKIYKIDEKKDYASLAPMLSSGDHRIHIDWITEQWDRMGQFYASLEQGHATASMALKRLLSFNSKNHFYRANRELGRIIKTENILLYMSDPLLRKKRRRGLLKGEQIHQLAREVAYGKRGKIKARDFQEQKNTCSCLTLILACIIYWQAREIKRVIEECNPKAEKINLKLLEHISPIGWDNILLYGEYVINKNLVK from the coding sequence GTGAGGGTTAAGGCCGATAAGAACATTACCATTTCCTTAACGTGCTTTATTTTCCCTTTTCTGAGGCCACCCATATTAGATGGCTTACTCTATAATGAAACTGATTTAGATCTAGAAGAGCATTACACAGACACACATGGTTATACAGAAATTAATTTTGCAGCTTTCGCTTTATTAGGCCGAACATTTTCACCTCGTATCAGAGGTGTACAGCATCAAAAAATTTATAAAATTGATGAAAAAAAAGACTATGCTAGTTTAGCACCAATGCTCTCATCTGGTGACCATAGGATTCATATTGATTGGATTACTGAACAATGGGACCGGATGGGACAATTTTATGCTTCCCTTGAGCAAGGTCATGCTACAGCATCAATGGCATTGAAAAGATTGTTATCATTTAATAGTAAAAACCATTTCTATCGTGCCAATCGTGAGCTTGGGAGGATTATTAAAACTGAGAATATTTTACTTTATATGTCTGATCCATTACTACGAAAAAAGCGACGGCGTGGGTTACTCAAAGGTGAACAAATACATCAACTTGCTAGAGAAGTAGCCTACGGTAAAAGAGGTAAAATAAAAGCACGTGATTTTCAAGAACAGAAAAATACATGTAGTTGCTTAACATTGATTTTAGCTTGCATTATCTATTGGCAAGCCAGAGAAATTAAACGCGTAATAGAGGAATGTAATCCTAAAGCTGAAAAAATAAATTTGAAATTATTAGAGCACATTAGCCCTATCGGATGGGATAATATTCTGCTATACGGAGAATATGTCATAAATAAAAACCTGGTTAAATAA
- a CDS encoding VirB4 family type IV secretion system protein: MLFSKKDKKEDLHRVLPFVDFHEDMAIAADGTISVPFKASLSFQEQYTEQQYIGWTATLSNSMKELPCNSLMQQVDIYYPDQWHNPSVNINDFFAQKQFEHAEGRPILRHESYIILSFPGFYKDYTPLSTFYSSDETKSFSKNTFANLENRLTIAKKDAAQFRQSVSTHLPLTPLTASEFSRLVHRCLSLNFKDPKGTLYGGLVKDKEYVQVANRKAQVISLIESAAQPSYTVLDKFGHNGGVCAPLTEGFGRSLNFPHVISRVIRMIDSEAFLKKHFNSFAWSEATKIDERKLQNIRHIRSEMAEFEQTLLQRNEPIVYLSFLVIPFGITDLETLNNYSAQVLAAFSSIGMRGYLETIDTANLFCTVLPGNGNQVYRRIPIPLLTAVAHMNSATPFTGYKEGVLLANRYREPIYFNPFNTDLDNQNAFIFGPSGSGKSFFNGKMIKDRFEAGHIVIVIDSGGTYRHLFEALGGKYIELSAEKSLSLNPFLFPADESGSYLPDSSKIIFLVQLIGKMWKGDLNENPMSEVETSLLSQWISDYYRDLPKAVIPTLTGFYNYLKELVQANGKDIIDLKKEQLFPFQEFFIVLKPFAHGIHKDHFNSLEQDYLLDHRLVCFELEAIKGNSKLYPLVVQILFDFAFEMVSKHPDAIKFIDIEEGWTTLDDASREHIEAFYRKGRKTKTSIRIITQDIGEIKSSKIASAIKNNAATFILLYNEKACSREEIGDFLGMNALDMQKYASLRRHNGPVGFREIFIKEMGQSHVWLVEPSLWEHAMLTSHPSERNQLAALAKKHENIEDGIAEWVYHTKQKYYV; this comes from the coding sequence ATGCTTTTCTCAAAAAAAGATAAGAAAGAAGACTTACATAGAGTTCTACCATTTGTAGATTTTCATGAAGATATGGCTATTGCTGCAGATGGGACTATTTCTGTTCCATTTAAAGCATCTTTATCCTTTCAGGAACAGTATACCGAGCAACAGTATATAGGTTGGACGGCTACCCTATCTAATAGCATGAAAGAACTACCATGTAACAGTCTGATGCAACAAGTAGATATATATTACCCAGACCAATGGCATAACCCATCTGTAAATATAAATGATTTTTTTGCACAAAAACAGTTCGAACATGCAGAAGGTCGCCCTATACTGCGCCATGAATCCTATATCATCCTTTCCTTTCCTGGTTTTTATAAAGATTATACGCCACTGTCTACTTTTTATTCTAGTGATGAGACCAAGAGCTTTAGCAAAAATACATTTGCTAATCTAGAAAATAGATTAACAATAGCTAAAAAAGATGCTGCCCAATTTCGTCAAAGTGTATCTACCCATCTTCCCTTAACCCCTCTTACTGCTAGTGAATTCTCTCGCCTGGTACATAGATGCTTATCCTTAAACTTTAAAGATCCTAAAGGCACCTTATATGGTGGTTTAGTTAAAGATAAAGAATATGTACAGGTGGCTAACAGAAAAGCCCAAGTAATATCTTTAATAGAGAGCGCTGCTCAGCCTAGTTATACAGTGCTGGATAAGTTTGGCCATAATGGAGGAGTTTGTGCCCCTTTAACAGAGGGATTTGGGCGTAGTCTAAACTTTCCGCATGTTATTTCTAGGGTTATTCGTATGATCGACTCTGAAGCATTCTTAAAAAAACATTTTAATTCATTTGCCTGGAGTGAGGCTACTAAAATCGATGAACGAAAGCTGCAAAACATCAGACATATACGTAGTGAAATGGCCGAGTTTGAACAAACCCTTCTCCAGCGTAACGAACCCATTGTTTATTTATCTTTTTTAGTGATACCCTTTGGTATAACTGATTTGGAAACTCTTAATAACTATAGTGCTCAAGTATTAGCTGCTTTTTCAAGTATAGGCATGAGGGGTTACTTAGAAACCATAGATACCGCTAACTTATTTTGTACTGTTTTACCAGGTAATGGCAATCAAGTCTATAGGCGTATACCTATTCCTTTGTTAACAGCAGTTGCCCATATGAATAGTGCCACTCCCTTTACAGGATATAAAGAGGGTGTTTTGCTAGCCAATAGATATAGAGAACCGATCTATTTCAACCCGTTTAATACCGATTTAGATAATCAAAATGCATTTATTTTCGGTCCTTCTGGCTCTGGAAAATCCTTTTTTAATGGCAAAATGATTAAAGATCGATTTGAAGCAGGCCATATAGTGATTGTTATTGACAGTGGTGGCACCTATCGCCATTTATTTGAAGCTTTAGGAGGGAAATATATTGAACTCAGTGCAGAAAAATCTTTATCCTTAAATCCTTTTTTATTCCCAGCTGATGAATCAGGTAGCTACCTGCCAGATAGCAGTAAAATTATATTTCTAGTTCAACTGATTGGCAAAATGTGGAAGGGAGATTTGAATGAAAATCCCATGAGTGAAGTAGAAACATCTTTACTCTCTCAGTGGATTAGTGATTATTATAGAGATTTACCAAAAGCGGTCATCCCTACTTTAACAGGATTTTATAACTACCTAAAAGAACTAGTTCAAGCTAATGGGAAAGATATAATTGATCTTAAAAAGGAACAGTTGTTCCCTTTTCAGGAATTTTTTATTGTGTTAAAGCCATTTGCGCATGGTATCCATAAAGATCACTTTAACTCCCTGGAACAAGACTACCTATTAGACCATAGATTAGTCTGTTTTGAACTAGAAGCGATTAAAGGCAATAGCAAACTCTATCCATTGGTAGTACAGATTCTATTTGACTTTGCTTTTGAGATGGTATCTAAACATCCAGATGCCATCAAGTTTATAGATATCGAAGAAGGTTGGACCACCTTAGATGATGCATCTAGAGAGCATATAGAAGCCTTTTACCGAAAAGGCAGAAAAACAAAAACCTCTATTCGCATCATCACCCAAGACATCGGGGAGATCAAATCATCTAAGATCGCCAGTGCCATTAAAAACAATGCAGCTACCTTTATCCTGTTATATAATGAAAAAGCATGTAGCAGAGAAGAAATAGGTGATTTCTTAGGTATGAATGCGTTAGACATGCAAAAGTATGCCAGTCTGCGCAGACACAATGGCCCAGTCGGTTTTAGGGAAATCTTTATTAAAGAGATGGGACAAAGCCATGTGTGGCTAGTAGAACCCTCTCTTTGGGAACATGCTATGCTTACCTCTCATCCATCAGAAAGAAACCAACTTGCTGCATTGGCTAAAAAACATGAAAACATAGAAGATGGCATTGCAGAATGGGTGTACCATACTAAACAAAAATATTATGTCTAG